A single window of Lutzomyia longipalpis isolate SR_M1_2022 chromosome 1, ASM2433408v1 DNA harbors:
- the LOC129787269 gene encoding WD repeat-containing protein 44 isoform X1: protein MAESSGTDSSEEFFDAEDNTPNRKKSPKNANVNNKGFVFPEPAVPGAATRKTPPGSTGGSRVSSATNSSSSSSVTVQLTQFQQPASLQEVLSSSSSTRDDDFVKSKPQGFGRQRFRELRQCMQYDEDENPGNTLTPDSQNSSVEGVFPTPRPSHPFRIIEHDTVSVQSMTSLGRVGRILAGSIDPSGISVGRDSNQLSSGGSSKVSPQNSSGAGSGPSGSIGGGMGGSQMLVDQQENAPFAVASSSTKSGDLGDKEKGISINSQSDTSSVCEGTLEAAQCVRQEGGESCPAGSGSISLQEPDVIASTKLAHSKTTDSMSLSGPIAPPRRKKKGRKLSSSSSEQFNLNEGLRLPPNDTHQPAENIVAGHEQVEGQRESADGDTNVVQETPTSAKRPPHLGSIGRISQSLGSSSPSVYSKASPSNSAKSNSAPGRVSSIDPSQGLNLYKVIRGQYVVKPQDEEANKAEGPSQEEIARIERIRGEILNSTPRDRGISLSGTGTNSLGSATRYTSRPNYGATKERRKSAGDEEIIRQMNVYVRTRTDSGKVLSDIEILQQVPVKNLDTGEKFPLSAVEEKIPATDLNPLSLHILRLTSHLERESDDESVVGRPPGSEPPPIDEEEGDVEDRGRLRRNTARLKRFFGSTMRKTVDKAKSIASEVSHARHKEDVADVVDVVNPEQNIKIKASSTNKGPYEFAKLQHVQDLSGEHTGAVWCMKFSSCGRLLATAGQDKVLRIWVLKDAYPFFQDMRTKYNADQKSSPTPSQESLVSHNSAEEALAMAAAAEKSPGPFMPRSFCTYTGHTSDLLDVSWSKNYFILSSSMDKTVRLWHISRRECLCCFQHIDFVTAIAFHPRDDRYFLSGSLDGKLRLWNIPDKKVALWNELDGQTKLITAANFCQNGKFAVVGSYDGRCIFYTTDQMKYHTQIHVRSTRGRNAIGRKISGIEPMPGEDKILVTSNDSRVRLYDLRDLNLSCKYKGYLNVSSQIKASFSHDGKYIVAGSENQCIYIWKTNHDYSKLSSVRRDRSDFWEGIKAHNATVTCAIFAPHPEAIIKPEPDDEISPENTQQSVPDPLVEQHKKGCGYVLVSADFNGAIKVFINKTKPKHSSLPYTAILD from the exons ATGGCAGAGAGCAGTGGCACGGATAGTTCCGAGGAATTCTTCGATGCTGAAGACAATACACCAAATCG gaaaaaatcccccaaaaacgCCAATGTGAACAACAAAGGATTCGTTTTTCCGGAACCAGCTGTGCCTGGGGCCGCAACGAGGAAAACACCACCTGGGAGCACAGGTGGCTCTCGTGTTTCCTCCGCAACGAACTCTTCCTCATCATCCTCCGTGACGGTGCAATTGACGCAATTCCAGCAGCCAGCTTCCCTCCAGGAAGTGCTGAGCAGTAGCTCCTCCACACGCGACGATGATTTCGTCAAGTCTAAACCCCAAGGA TTTGGTAGACAACGCTTCCGTGAGTTGCGCCAGTGCATGCAATACGACGAAGATGAGAATCCTGGCAACACTCTGACGCCAGATTCACAG AATAGCTCAGTTGAAGGTGTCTTCCCAACACCGAGACCATCTCATCCATTTCGGATCATTGAGCATGACACAGTGAGTGTACAGAGCATGACTTCATTGGGCCGCGTTGGACGCATCTTGGCCGGAAGCATTGATCCATCAG GTATTAGCGTTGGACGTGATTCAAATCAATTATCCTCAGGAGGATCATCGAAGGTGTCACCACAGAATTCGAGTGGAGCAGGAAGTGGACCAAGTGGGAGTATTGGTGGGGGAATGGGAGGTTCGCAGATGTTGGTGGATCAGCAGGAGAATGCGCCTTTTGCCGTGGCTTCCAGTTCGACGAAGAGTGGTGATTTAGGGGATAAGGAGAAGGGTATTAGTATTAATTCCCAGAGTGACACGAGTTCCGTATGTGAGGGAACACTCGAAGCTGCCCAATGTGTGAGGCAGGAGGGAGGGGAGAGTTGTCCAGCAGGTAGTGGGAGTATAAGTCTCCAGGAACCCGATGTGATTGCAAGCACAAAGTTGGCACACTCAAAAACAACGGACAGTATGTCGCTGTCAGGCCCAATTGCACCGCCGCGACGGAAAAAGAAGGGACGGAAGCTCTCTTCGAGTTCCTCGGAGCAATTTAATCTCAATGAAGGCCTCAGATTGCCACCAAATGATACTCATCAACCTGCCGAGAACATAGTGGCGGGGCACGAGCAGGTGGAGGGTCAAAGAGAAAGTGCAGATGGGGACACAAATGTGGTGCAGGAGACACCAACAAGTGCTAAACGTCCTCCGCATTTGGGTTCAATTGGACGCATCAGTCAGAGCCTTGGGAGCTCTTCGCCGTCTGTCTACTCCAAAGCTAGTCCGTCGAATAGTGCAAAGAGCAATTCAGCACCAGGGCGGGTGAGTTCAATTGATCCCAGTCAGGGGCTAAATCTTTACAAAGTTATTCGCGGGCAGTACGTTGTGAAGCCCCAAGATGAGGAGGCAAATAAAGCCGAAGGGCCATCGCAGGAGGAAATTGCACGAATTGAGAGGATACGCGGGGAGATTCTCAACAGTACTCCACGCGATAGGGGGATTAGTCTATCGGGTACGGGAACTAATAGCCTGGGAAGCGCAACAAGGTATACGTCACGACCCAATTATGGGGCAACGAAGGAACGACGAAAGAGCGCCGGGGATGAGGAGATAATACGCCAAATGAATGTGTATGTGCGCACACGGACAGACTCCGGGAAGGTACTCAGTGACATTGAAATCCTCCAGCAGGTTCCGGTGAAGAATTTAGACACTGGTGAGAAGTTTCCCCTATCGGCGGTGGAGGAGAAAATCCCCGCAACTGACCTCAATCCACTTTCATTGCACATTTTGCGCCTCACGAGTCATTTGGAGCGTGAATCGGACGATGAGAGTGTTGTAGGAAGACCTCCGGGCTCAGAGCCACCGCCCATTGATGAGGAAGAGGGTGATGTTGAGGATCGTGGACGATTGAGGAGGAATACAGCACGGCTGAAGAGATTCTTCGGGTCAACAATGCGAAAGACCGTTGATAAGGCAAAATCAATTGCATCGGAAGTGTCGCATGCGAGGCATAAAGAGGACGTGGCTGATGTGGTGGATGTTGTGAATCCCGAGCAGAATATTAAGATAAAGGCCTCCAGTACAAATAAGGGTCCCTATGAGTTTGCAAAGCTGCAGCATGTGCAGGATTTGTCGGGGGAACATACTGGAGCTGTGTGGTGCATGAAATTCAGCTCATGCGGACGACTTCTTGCCACAGCTGGGCAGGATAAGGTGCTAAGGATTTGGGTGCTGAAGGATGCCTACCCATTTTTTCAG GATATGAGGACAAAATACAATGCTGACCAGAAGTCATCACCAACACCATCCCAGGAATCTCTCGTGTCGCACAATTCTGCCGAGGAAGCTCTGGCAATGGCGGCAGCAGCTGAGAAGTCTCCTGGGCCATTTATGCCGCGCTCCTTTTGCACGTACACGGGGCACACGTCAGACTTGTTGGATGTGTCGTGGTCGAAGAATTACTTTATCCTCTCCAGCTCCATGGATAAGACCGTGCGTTTGTGGCATATTTCACGACGTGAATGCCTCTGTTGCTTTCAACACATTGACTTTGTTACGGCAATTGCCTTTCATCCGCGTGACGATCGGTACTTCCTGAGTGGTAGTCTGGATGGGAAGCTACGCCTGTGGAATATTCCGGATAAGAAGGTGGCACTGTGGAATGAGCTTGATGGGCAGACGAAGCTGATAACGGCGGCGAATTTTTGTCAGAATGGCAAATTTGCCGTTGTGGGGTCGTACGATGGACGATGTATCTTCTACACGACGGATCAGATGAAGTATCACACGCAAATACATGTGCGATCAACACGCGGCCGGAATGCCATCGGGCGGAAGATCAGCGGCATCGAACCCATGCCGGGGGAGGATAAAATTCTCGTCACGAGCAACGATAGTCGCGTGCGGCTGTATGATCTGCGTGATCTCAATCTCAGTTGCAAATACAAGGGGTACCTCAATGTGTCGTCACAGATTAAGGCATCCTTCAGTCACGACGGGAAGTACATTGTGGCCGGGTCGGAGAATCAATGCATCTACATTTGGAAGACAAATCACGATTATTCCAAACTCAGTTCCGTACGGAGGGATAGAAGTGACTTCTGGGAGGGTATTAAGGCACACAATGCCACTGTAACTTGTGCCATCTTTGCCCCACATCCTGAGGCAATTATCAAGCCAGAACCCGATGATGAGATATCCCCGGAAAAT ACGCAGCAAAGTGTCCCAGATCCATTGGTGGAGCAGCACAAAAAGGGTTGTGGGTACGTGTTGGTTAGTGCCGACTTCAATGGCGCCATCAAAGTCTTCATAAATAAGACAAAACCCAAGCACAGCAGTTTGCCATACACAGCAATTCTCGATTGA
- the LOC129787269 gene encoding WD repeat-containing protein 44 isoform X2, protein MAESSGTDSSEEFFDAEDNTPNRKKSPKNANVNNKGFVFPEPAVPGAATRKTPPGSTGGSRVSSATNSSSSSSVTVQLTQFQQPASLQEVLSSSSSTRDDDFVKSKPQGNSSVEGVFPTPRPSHPFRIIEHDTVSVQSMTSLGRVGRILAGSIDPSGISVGRDSNQLSSGGSSKVSPQNSSGAGSGPSGSIGGGMGGSQMLVDQQENAPFAVASSSTKSGDLGDKEKGISINSQSDTSSVCEGTLEAAQCVRQEGGESCPAGSGSISLQEPDVIASTKLAHSKTTDSMSLSGPIAPPRRKKKGRKLSSSSSEQFNLNEGLRLPPNDTHQPAENIVAGHEQVEGQRESADGDTNVVQETPTSAKRPPHLGSIGRISQSLGSSSPSVYSKASPSNSAKSNSAPGRVSSIDPSQGLNLYKVIRGQYVVKPQDEEANKAEGPSQEEIARIERIRGEILNSTPRDRGISLSGTGTNSLGSATRYTSRPNYGATKERRKSAGDEEIIRQMNVYVRTRTDSGKVLSDIEILQQVPVKNLDTGEKFPLSAVEEKIPATDLNPLSLHILRLTSHLERESDDESVVGRPPGSEPPPIDEEEGDVEDRGRLRRNTARLKRFFGSTMRKTVDKAKSIASEVSHARHKEDVADVVDVVNPEQNIKIKASSTNKGPYEFAKLQHVQDLSGEHTGAVWCMKFSSCGRLLATAGQDKVLRIWVLKDAYPFFQDMRTKYNADQKSSPTPSQESLVSHNSAEEALAMAAAAEKSPGPFMPRSFCTYTGHTSDLLDVSWSKNYFILSSSMDKTVRLWHISRRECLCCFQHIDFVTAIAFHPRDDRYFLSGSLDGKLRLWNIPDKKVALWNELDGQTKLITAANFCQNGKFAVVGSYDGRCIFYTTDQMKYHTQIHVRSTRGRNAIGRKISGIEPMPGEDKILVTSNDSRVRLYDLRDLNLSCKYKGYLNVSSQIKASFSHDGKYIVAGSENQCIYIWKTNHDYSKLSSVRRDRSDFWEGIKAHNATVTCAIFAPHPEAIIKPEPDDEISPENTQQSVPDPLVEQHKKGCGYVLVSADFNGAIKVFINKTKPKHSSLPYTAILD, encoded by the exons ATGGCAGAGAGCAGTGGCACGGATAGTTCCGAGGAATTCTTCGATGCTGAAGACAATACACCAAATCG gaaaaaatcccccaaaaacgCCAATGTGAACAACAAAGGATTCGTTTTTCCGGAACCAGCTGTGCCTGGGGCCGCAACGAGGAAAACACCACCTGGGAGCACAGGTGGCTCTCGTGTTTCCTCCGCAACGAACTCTTCCTCATCATCCTCCGTGACGGTGCAATTGACGCAATTCCAGCAGCCAGCTTCCCTCCAGGAAGTGCTGAGCAGTAGCTCCTCCACACGCGACGATGATTTCGTCAAGTCTAAACCCCAAGGA AATAGCTCAGTTGAAGGTGTCTTCCCAACACCGAGACCATCTCATCCATTTCGGATCATTGAGCATGACACAGTGAGTGTACAGAGCATGACTTCATTGGGCCGCGTTGGACGCATCTTGGCCGGAAGCATTGATCCATCAG GTATTAGCGTTGGACGTGATTCAAATCAATTATCCTCAGGAGGATCATCGAAGGTGTCACCACAGAATTCGAGTGGAGCAGGAAGTGGACCAAGTGGGAGTATTGGTGGGGGAATGGGAGGTTCGCAGATGTTGGTGGATCAGCAGGAGAATGCGCCTTTTGCCGTGGCTTCCAGTTCGACGAAGAGTGGTGATTTAGGGGATAAGGAGAAGGGTATTAGTATTAATTCCCAGAGTGACACGAGTTCCGTATGTGAGGGAACACTCGAAGCTGCCCAATGTGTGAGGCAGGAGGGAGGGGAGAGTTGTCCAGCAGGTAGTGGGAGTATAAGTCTCCAGGAACCCGATGTGATTGCAAGCACAAAGTTGGCACACTCAAAAACAACGGACAGTATGTCGCTGTCAGGCCCAATTGCACCGCCGCGACGGAAAAAGAAGGGACGGAAGCTCTCTTCGAGTTCCTCGGAGCAATTTAATCTCAATGAAGGCCTCAGATTGCCACCAAATGATACTCATCAACCTGCCGAGAACATAGTGGCGGGGCACGAGCAGGTGGAGGGTCAAAGAGAAAGTGCAGATGGGGACACAAATGTGGTGCAGGAGACACCAACAAGTGCTAAACGTCCTCCGCATTTGGGTTCAATTGGACGCATCAGTCAGAGCCTTGGGAGCTCTTCGCCGTCTGTCTACTCCAAAGCTAGTCCGTCGAATAGTGCAAAGAGCAATTCAGCACCAGGGCGGGTGAGTTCAATTGATCCCAGTCAGGGGCTAAATCTTTACAAAGTTATTCGCGGGCAGTACGTTGTGAAGCCCCAAGATGAGGAGGCAAATAAAGCCGAAGGGCCATCGCAGGAGGAAATTGCACGAATTGAGAGGATACGCGGGGAGATTCTCAACAGTACTCCACGCGATAGGGGGATTAGTCTATCGGGTACGGGAACTAATAGCCTGGGAAGCGCAACAAGGTATACGTCACGACCCAATTATGGGGCAACGAAGGAACGACGAAAGAGCGCCGGGGATGAGGAGATAATACGCCAAATGAATGTGTATGTGCGCACACGGACAGACTCCGGGAAGGTACTCAGTGACATTGAAATCCTCCAGCAGGTTCCGGTGAAGAATTTAGACACTGGTGAGAAGTTTCCCCTATCGGCGGTGGAGGAGAAAATCCCCGCAACTGACCTCAATCCACTTTCATTGCACATTTTGCGCCTCACGAGTCATTTGGAGCGTGAATCGGACGATGAGAGTGTTGTAGGAAGACCTCCGGGCTCAGAGCCACCGCCCATTGATGAGGAAGAGGGTGATGTTGAGGATCGTGGACGATTGAGGAGGAATACAGCACGGCTGAAGAGATTCTTCGGGTCAACAATGCGAAAGACCGTTGATAAGGCAAAATCAATTGCATCGGAAGTGTCGCATGCGAGGCATAAAGAGGACGTGGCTGATGTGGTGGATGTTGTGAATCCCGAGCAGAATATTAAGATAAAGGCCTCCAGTACAAATAAGGGTCCCTATGAGTTTGCAAAGCTGCAGCATGTGCAGGATTTGTCGGGGGAACATACTGGAGCTGTGTGGTGCATGAAATTCAGCTCATGCGGACGACTTCTTGCCACAGCTGGGCAGGATAAGGTGCTAAGGATTTGGGTGCTGAAGGATGCCTACCCATTTTTTCAG GATATGAGGACAAAATACAATGCTGACCAGAAGTCATCACCAACACCATCCCAGGAATCTCTCGTGTCGCACAATTCTGCCGAGGAAGCTCTGGCAATGGCGGCAGCAGCTGAGAAGTCTCCTGGGCCATTTATGCCGCGCTCCTTTTGCACGTACACGGGGCACACGTCAGACTTGTTGGATGTGTCGTGGTCGAAGAATTACTTTATCCTCTCCAGCTCCATGGATAAGACCGTGCGTTTGTGGCATATTTCACGACGTGAATGCCTCTGTTGCTTTCAACACATTGACTTTGTTACGGCAATTGCCTTTCATCCGCGTGACGATCGGTACTTCCTGAGTGGTAGTCTGGATGGGAAGCTACGCCTGTGGAATATTCCGGATAAGAAGGTGGCACTGTGGAATGAGCTTGATGGGCAGACGAAGCTGATAACGGCGGCGAATTTTTGTCAGAATGGCAAATTTGCCGTTGTGGGGTCGTACGATGGACGATGTATCTTCTACACGACGGATCAGATGAAGTATCACACGCAAATACATGTGCGATCAACACGCGGCCGGAATGCCATCGGGCGGAAGATCAGCGGCATCGAACCCATGCCGGGGGAGGATAAAATTCTCGTCACGAGCAACGATAGTCGCGTGCGGCTGTATGATCTGCGTGATCTCAATCTCAGTTGCAAATACAAGGGGTACCTCAATGTGTCGTCACAGATTAAGGCATCCTTCAGTCACGACGGGAAGTACATTGTGGCCGGGTCGGAGAATCAATGCATCTACATTTGGAAGACAAATCACGATTATTCCAAACTCAGTTCCGTACGGAGGGATAGAAGTGACTTCTGGGAGGGTATTAAGGCACACAATGCCACTGTAACTTGTGCCATCTTTGCCCCACATCCTGAGGCAATTATCAAGCCAGAACCCGATGATGAGATATCCCCGGAAAAT ACGCAGCAAAGTGTCCCAGATCCATTGGTGGAGCAGCACAAAAAGGGTTGTGGGTACGTGTTGGTTAGTGCCGACTTCAATGGCGCCATCAAAGTCTTCATAAATAAGACAAAACCCAAGCACAGCAGTTTGCCATACACAGCAATTCTCGATTGA